A region from the Aegilops tauschii subsp. strangulata cultivar AL8/78 chromosome 5, Aet v6.0, whole genome shotgun sequence genome encodes:
- the LOC141023440 gene encoding uncharacterized protein, protein MRIFNAREKALDRINGQWNDSFQLLYTFKAEVEMASPGSVVEIDKHTVPFKRKGKSFQKECFRRAFVCFKACWQGFLDGCRPYLAVDATHLTRRWRGQLVAASAVDGHNWLFPVAFGVVEAESEESWVWFQQQLRNIIGTPPGLAIHTDACKGLESAVEIVFPGVEHRECMRHLAHNFKKKFKGKVYDENLWPASYTCSKRKHEHHLRVLYAQNPLVKEYMDAHHGKVWSRSKFNEICKVDYVTSNLAECFNSKFKSVKGLLLWQAFDKMRQMIMIKMALRKRIAETQYVGHQMLPSLIKALHLKARGLKMKCIRSGTYEGEVTYTNTKNRVWRYPVNLSTRECTCRQWQICGKPCIHALHLMTVIGGADGEVDQYCSEYFSVAKFMAAYADNVPALLGKDQWNIVDPGFKLHAPVITRPPGRPRNQRIRAGEEGRLPKKRACKKCGVLGHIARLCTNAVDASFGEEERWKSANAEENAAAMETEDAVENAAANEAVENAAANEASWYVFAPFVECSYPFVCICCLFCLWLIILFTSSREKRPRDEEVEDFETMAFDGFEAIREEEEGVNFPIVPLKIIDPIYDRQMVVKCSASGTTPSAPPQGKPQVKPKIKRNKSLKEKSISTRETRSKTMKPAANTRSKSKI, encoded by the coding sequence atgagaattttcaatgctagggaaaaggctcttgacagaattaatggtcaatggaatgacagttttcagctgctttacactttcaaagctgaagtggagatggcaagtccagggagtgttgtagagattgacaagcatacAGTTCCATTCAAAAGAAAAGGGAAGTCATTTCAGAAGGAGTGCTTCAGAAGGgcttttgtttgtttcaaggcttgctggcaggggtttctagatggttgcaggccctatttggctgtagatgctacacatttgactagaagatggagaggacagctagtagcagcttctgcagttgatggacacaactggCTATTCCCAGTTGCATTTGGTGTGGTGGAGGCAGAGTCTGAGGAAAGTTGGGTCTGGTTTCAGCAGCAGTTGCGCAACATTATAGGCACACCCCCAGGTTTAGCTATACACACAGATGCTTGCAAGGGTTTAGAGAGTGCAGTGGAAATTGTATTCCCTGGAGTGGAGCATAGGGAATGTATGCGACACCTAGCGCATAATTTCAAAAAGAAGTTCAAAGGTAAAGTTTATGATGAGAACTTATGGCCAGCATCATACACATGCAGCAAAAGGAAGCATGAACACCATTTGAGAGTGTTGTATGCTCAAAATCCTCTTGTGAAGGAGTACATGGATGCACATCATGGTAAGGTGTGGTCAAGAAGCAAATTCAACGAAATCTGCAAAGTAGATTATGTGACCAGTAACCTTGCAGAATGCTTCAATTCAAAGTTCAAGTCAGTGAAAGGGCTCTTGTTGTGGCAAGCATTTGACAAGATGAGGCAAATGATCATGATAAAGATGGCTCTTCGCAAAAGAATTGCAGAAACACAATATGTTGGTCATCAAATGCTCCCATCACTGATTAAGGCATTGCACTTGAAGGCAAGAGGACTGAAGATGAAATGTATTCGATCTGGTACATATGAGGGAGAGGTTACCTATACTAACACTAAAAATAGGGTATGGAGGTATCCTGTGAACCTAAGTACTAGAGAATGTACTTGTAGGCAATGGCAGATCTGTGGGAAGCCATGCATACATGCCCTACATCTGATGACCGTTATCGGGGGTGCAGATGGTGAAGTTGATCAATATTGCTCTGAGTATTTCTCTGTTGCCAAATTTATGGCTGCTTATGCTGACAATGTGCCTGCACTATTGGGGAAAGATCAATGGAACATAGTAGATCCAGGGTTCAAACTCCACGCTCCTGTCATTACTAGACCACCAGGAAGACCAAGGAACCAGAGGATTAGAGCAGGTGAGGAGGGTCGTCTACCAAAGAAGCGTGCTTGCAAAAAATGTGGAGTTCTGGGGCATATTGCTAGGCTTTGTACCAATGCAGTGGATGCATCATTTGGAGAGGAGGAAAGATGGAAATCAGCCAATGCtgaggagaatgcagcagcaatggagactgaagatgcagtggagaatgcagcagcaaatgaagcagtggagaatgcagcagcaaatGAAGCATCTTGGTATGTGTTTGCACCCTTTGTAGAATGCAGCTACCCTTTTGTTTGCATTTGTTGTCTTTTTTGCCTATGGCTTATAATTTTATTTACCAGCTCTAGGGAGAAAAGGCCAAGAGATGAAGAAGTAGAAGATTTTGAAACCATGGCCTTTGATGGTTTTGAAGCTAtaagagaggaagaggagggggtaAATTTTCCAATTGTGCCTTTAAAGATTATTGATCCCATATATGACCGTCAAATGGTCGTCAAGTGCTCGGCAAGTGGAACTACTCCATCAGCACCTCCACAGGGAAAACCCCAAGTAAAGCCCAAGATCAAAAGGAACAAGAGTCTAAAAGAAAAGAGCATCTCAACTAGGGAAACCAGGAGCAAGACGATGAAGCCAGCTGCAAACACAAGGAGCAAGTCGAAAATTTGA